The sequence TCCTATGAAATGCACACcccctgaccccagcccagggccccggAATCAGAGTCTCTGGGGGCGGAGCCAGGACCTTTCTCAAGAAACTCTTCAGGTAATTCTCGGCACACTCAAGTTCAGGAAAGACTGATCTAAGGACAGCTGTGACCACGTCACGCTGGGGTTTAAGACCCTTTCAGAGTAAAATGATGTCTGGGATGTGCTTCAAAATAATGTGATGGGGAGGAATGGGTATGTATAGATGAATCCTTACTGGTCACGAGTGGATGACGGTTGAAGCTAGGTGATGGATACATGAGGGTTCGTTACACTCATCTACTTTAAAAATCTCTCGAtacatttttatagtaaaaagttCAAGCACATACACCCTGTCCATGACTCTGCACAGCCCTGGGAAGCCAAGTACAAGCTCTTACACCACAGCCTCACCCCTAAGCCCACCCCACCCTGTTCTCCATTCCACAGCCCCACTGGACAACCAGCATCCTCAAAGGCATCTCGATGGCCACCCTCTCTCTCTGTAGGGCTCTTTAGATACCACACCATCTGGGAAACTTCCCTCTCCCACAGGACTGGAGCCATGCCTTCCTGGCCTCagtccccctgccctccctctgcctccttcctggctCAGACCTCCCCCAAGGCAGGGCCCATGTCCAGGGCTCTCCCTGCTTCTCAGAGCAGAAGAGGCAGCAGCAAAGGACTGTGGGCTGAGTAAACAGCAgcctccagggcccagggcccagggccatcTCCCACCCCAGCATGGACAACTTGGTCCTGAGACAGGCATTCTAGGCCCAGCTATTTCGGTCCTGatgaccctgagcaagtcactcACTTCGAATTTCCCAACTGAATCTACCCCCTGGACTGGTGGGTCCCAGGAAGACACAGCAGAAAGAAGGGGAGAACGGTGTCAGGTAGCAGCCACTGGCGAAAAGCAGGAAGGGAGACAGTGATCGCTCCTCACCAGAACCCTCAGTGCTATCTGCTGGACAAACCACCTGAGCTCCGTTAGTCTCTGGTTTAGAACCTAAGTCCCAATTCACCCCAAGTTTCTCTCTGCATGCTCTCTTAGCAGCAAGACTGAACCAATTCTCTGGGGAAGGGGCCTGCCAAGGAACCATGTTTGGCCTCCAAGGCAAGAATGAGCTGAAAGTTTTCCCTTTGGGGTaggtaaaaaaacacaccacctcTCTCCTTATTGACAAAAAGGCCACCTAAGCTTTCACCTGCAGGACTAATTGCAGCTCCACCACTTATCAGCCAGGGTGATCTTAGTCTCTCAAGCCACTGGTCATGAGGGGGAAATCATGTTGAGCAGATAAGTTTCCAGCCATCCCAAGCGACCCGTAGCTGAAAGCCATGGTTAGTCTTATCACTGCCTAGTGGACGGTCCTCTAGCTTGAACAGTCTACAGCTGGGGCATTCAGACGCTCAGAGGCAGCACAGGATTAAGGGCATGGCTTAGTGCCAAATGTCTGAGATACTGGTTGTGTGACTTTAAATTATCCAGtctttctgagccttagtttcctcatctgtaaaataaggttGACAGTCCTACCTAATAaagttgttttgagaattaagaGTTTAATACATGTAGAGTGCTTAGACgagtgcctggcacccagcaagTGCTCAATTTTATTTAGGTACTGATGTTACCATCATCTTCCCAAGAGcagggcctctgcctcctccaccagTTACCCTGAAAGCAGGGCTCAATACGGCCTGGACACCCAGAGAGGCTCAGAACAGAGTGGCTGAGTTGGTGATCGATGCCCCAAGTACACCCCTCCTGTAAGCCCAGGGGCCCTGAGTTGGGCCACCCCTTACCTGAAGGTCATGGGTCACTTCCACCACACCCTTGGGCAGGGAGATGGCAACAGCCCTCTTCTGCATCTTCCCCATCCAGGCCTTCAGCTGCTCTTTGGTCAGCATCTTTTCAAGGCGCTCAAGGGGCTCCACGTGGTGGGGCATAAGGATGATGAGGCTGGAGAGCTTGTGGGCCAGGGGCATCTCCACAATTTGCAGCTTCTCCTTCTCGTCGTCATAGTAGTTGTAGAGACCTGGGAAAAGAGCAGAGGGGGCACTGAGCACACTGTGGGGCAGTGGTGGGCCAGGCCCCAAGTACCCTGGGACCCCCACCTTGGCCCCCTGCTCTGCAAGGCGCCTACCTGTCCGGTGCATCATCGTGACACCCACGGTATAGGAACGGGTCACCATGAAGCCTCGGTTATCCACCATCTTGTGGTGGAATCTCTCGTCCCAGTGTGCTGTAGAGATACAAGGTCAGAAATAGATGTCACCTCCCTCAGGACACAGCCCTCTCCAACCACATACCCTGGATGTATCCCTACCACAGGCCTTTGTCCCAATCTTCGAGTCTCAGCTGCAgcccaccttcccctccccaccctccagcacCCGGCCCACAGAACACGGGTGTCCAgctttggggggcaggggtcctGGCCCCAGGACAGGTTTCCTGCTTTGGCTCTCTACAGTCCCAGGGCCTGGCTGTTTCCATGTGGCAGGGAATTCCTTCGGAAGGACACTGAGCTCAGCCACTGCCATGTGTGCCCTCTGCTGAGGTGCCCCTGTCAGACATTTGGGCAACATGTGCTGAGCTGGACTTCTCACCCCACCTAGTAACTGAGGGGTGTGTGCCCTGGGCAGGGAGTGTCCCAAGACTACCCTTAAGTCTTGTCTGCAAGTCCTGTCTATGTGGCCAGAAACATGACCTAGAAAACCAGGCATGTGTGACAGTGGCCTGAGCCTGCCCTACCTCACAGCCTGACCTGTGTTCAAATCCAGACACAGCCGCTGACTGGCTATGAGACCTTTCACTCCGCCTACCCTGGGCCCCTTATTTGTAAAAAGGGGGTTACCTCACAGCACACCATGAGAGGAACAATGGTGTCCACATAGGTACTCAAAAATAAGCATTAACCCCAAATCAAATCTTCACCTCAGCACAGATACACCTGGGCCTACGTCCTcgctgagcctgtttcctcacctgtgcaGTGGTGTTTCCAACACCGCCTGCCCCCagagttgttttgaggattaGGCACGATCACAGGTGTGGGGCCTTTCTCCAGCTCACTACTGAGACACAAGTGGTTACTGAATTGTTTTGATTCCAAAACAAGCACAGCACTTAGTTGTGATTGAAACAGTGGGAGTGTCTCCGCCGGGCTTGCATCTCTGTCCCATTCCTTTAGACACAGCACTACACCTCTCTGGACCTAATGTCTTGTATGTGAAAGGTTTAGTAACAGTGCCTGCCTCCGTGGTTGTTATGAAGATTTAATGCCAAGCAGGCGGTACTGGGCACAGGAATACGGATCACCTTCTAGCTAGGGGCTCTGGGGACAgggggccccgccccgccccaccccgccccgcggGACTCACGCTTGAAGAACATGGCATTGACCAGCAGCGCGCCATCTGTGCGCTCCACCTCCTTGGTGACTTCGGGCAGCTTGCCGTCCGTGGTCTGTGAGGCCCACTCATTGATGGACTGCAGGGCGCTGCGCTTGTCGCGGAAGTTGATCTTGGAGTGCTCGCAGTTGTAGTGCAGCTTGCTGCTGCGCACGAAGTCCTCGGCGAAGCTCACGGAGCTGGGCCCGTACAGGCGGCTGCCCAGCTTCCAGGTGACGTTGCGCGCGGTGCTGTTGCTGAGCGAGCGCAGCAGCTCACCCAGGCCGGCGTGCACCTCCTCGTCTCGGAGCTGCTCCGCGCTCAGCACCGCCTTGGCCTGCGACGCGGTGGTGGCCTTGCCGCCCAGGGACACCAGCCCCAGCGAGGAGGCCACCACCACGGGCGACAGCAGGATGTTCTCCACCGCCTGGTCCTTGGCCATGGCCTGGTAGAGGCTGAAGGCCAGGCCGGCGCTGCGCTCAGCGAGTGTGGTTGCCTTGGGACTCAGCTTCTCAGCCGtgccaggggctgctggggccgcGGGCTTCTTCACCTCggcggccagggccagggccaggaggcagaAGGCGCTGGTGAGCAGGAGGGAGCGCATGGCTGGGAGGTGGGTTGTGTGCGCCACGGAGGACCTGTGAGGGCTGCAGAGAGAGCGTGGCCCTGAAGCCCTGGGCAGCCCTCCCCCACAACCGTCCCTTGCCTCTGGCTGCCACCAAGCTCCCTGGAGATGGGACCAAGAAAACAGAGTTCAGACCTAACTCAGGATTTcccagatgggggggggggggggggggggcttagcCTGCCCATCTCGCAGAGGCCTGGTTTGGTGTCTCATCCAAAGCAGGGTTCCTGGGAAGTCATCACATCCACCCTAGTGATTGCTTGCACTGACCTGACAACACGTAGGCTGATGTGATTCTTAGGTATTATTTCTATCCCTAACTAGTCTGTGACCTCCAGGAGGATAGGaactccagccagcctggcttcgCTCTagatccccagtgcctagcacacaaCAGGCCTCGGTTGTGgctgaaagaacagaaaacaggGCCACCGGGCCAGCCCTCGGGCCCTCAGTTTGTATAAAGGTTAGTTCTCATCTGATATAAATGTGGGGTCCTTTTCCAGTGGAAAAAAGTGGAAGATGGGCTAAGGGTCTGCCTGACGCCTAGGTATCCTGGCAAAGGAAGCCACAAAGGACAGAGTCGTAGGCCCGTTCCTCCCCCCAGGCCTTTCGTTCCGTCCTGGATGTTAATGAGTCATTGGCTGGTTCACTTATTAAATGGGAAAGCCCGATGCCCCACTCAGCTGCCCAAGGGTGACTTCagagtgtgtatgtgcacacacaggtgTGTGTCcacccctctctgagcctcagtctccacaTTCCAAGCTGTAAGGATCTCCGTCTTCATGCCAAGGCTTCTGTCTTAGCAGAGACATGCCTGCCCATCTGTCCACAGCCTCTGGAGTGCTGGGAAATCCCCAGGACAAGAGGTAGGTTGGGTGGGAGAATAGGTTTCCTGAGAGGAAGGatactgggggagggggcaagtTACAGTTCAATGGCGCAGTGACACCCCCTCTTCCGCCCTCCCCCACAGACTGGCCAGATGTATGTTCAGCCTCCCAGGAAGCTGGGGACAGCCATCTGCTTTGTGGATTCAGGGATGCCCTTAGGTCCCCAAAGATAAACTTCACTCCTCTCTCTGGGGTCTCCAAATCAGAACAGTTTCCCTACAGTCCCCCTCCTTCAGGTCCTTTCTGCCTCTAGCAGGACAGAAGACCGACAGGGCAAAGGGAAGGGTCGGGAGGAACCCCGGGTCCCCCTGCTCTCACAGATGCCATCTCATGGTCCTCCTCAAGGAAGAGCAGAAAGTCAGAGTCCTGGTGGAAGACCCTCAGGACTTGGGCCTGCCTGTGGGAGCGCTGGGCTTGTGGGAAGACTCTAATGCTGCAGCCACCCAGGGAAcccaagcagcccacccccaacACTGGGCTGCTCCTTCCTTAAAGGTGCAGGGCAAAGGAGAAGCAAAGGGTccatggggagaggggaaggcctGGAGACCCACAATGCCTGAGGGAAGGCACAAGAGAGATCTATACCCTAGAGGACAGCTTTTGGAGGCAAGAGAGGGACTCATCCTAAAGTACAGCTTGGGGAGGACATATCTCAGGGCCTGGCCACCTTCTTCCCGGCCCTACCTCCTTCCCTCATCAGGCCTGGAGCTGCAAAGGCAGTGACCATATAATTATCGTAAAACAAGGCCACTCAAGAGAGTAGAATGAGGCACTGTCAATTATTATGCCAGGACAACAGGCACATGGTCACCCTCATCAAAGGCCCCCTCTGTCCAGACAGCTGATGACAGAGCTCAGTCCCCTAGAGGCCACCAGCATCTTCTTGGGAGACCGTCACGACGACCAGCACACAGCCCTGCCGCGTGGCAGTCACCATCTTGacagcccctgctcccagccaagGGAACCTCAAAGGGCTGGGAGGGGCTTCTCAAGAAAGCACCAAATAACTGGTTTGGGATTCCTCGGGCAGCCACACAGCTGCGCCCCTGCGAGAATtctcctcctgctgctgcagtGACGTGGCAGTCTGGAAACGGAATCATCTCCAGCCACTAGAGGGGGGCTTCCAACCCGGGAAGCGGGCCCATGTTCAGGTCCCATGGGGTGCCCTGGAGCCCCTCTGCCTTGGCTTCCAGGGCACGCATGGGCCT is a genomic window of Myotis daubentonii chromosome 9, mMyoDau2.1, whole genome shotgun sequence containing:
- the SERPINH1 gene encoding serpin H1, producing MRSLLLTSAFCLLALALAAEVKKPAAPAAPGTAEKLSPKATTLAERSAGLAFSLYQAMAKDQAVENILLSPVVVASSLGLVSLGGKATTASQAKAVLSAEQLRDEEVHAGLGELLRSLSNSTARNVTWKLGSRLYGPSSVSFAEDFVRSSKLHYNCEHSKINFRDKRSALQSINEWASQTTDGKLPEVTKEVERTDGALLVNAMFFKPHWDERFHHKMVDNRGFMVTRSYTVGVTMMHRTGLYNYYDDEKEKLQIVEMPLAHKLSSLIILMPHHVEPLERLEKMLTKEQLKAWMGKMQKRAVAISLPKGVVEVTHDLQKHLAGLGLTEAIDKNKADLSRMSGKKDLYLASVFHATAFEWDTEGNPFDQDIYGREELRSPKLFYADHPFIFLVRDSQTGSLLFIGRLVRPKGDKMRDEL